A DNA window from Syngnathus typhle isolate RoL2023-S1 ecotype Sweden linkage group LG2, RoL_Styp_1.0, whole genome shotgun sequence contains the following coding sequences:
- the LOC133150550 gene encoding uncharacterized protein LOC133150550: MRDAADDGRGALQILRNYYQGKGKPRIISLYTELTSLQKSESESVTEYVIRAETAITALRNAGETLSDGLLVAMVLKGLPESFKPFAIHVTQRDETMQFSEFKTKMRSYEDTEKMRAEADDNVMNVRQRRARPDRPADRGAERSAAEVVCFKCGLKGHMARACRRKLWCSHCKSSTHRDATCRQKQGGNRDDARRVHGVTEDQDRDEYFFRVSEGAARVDVRGLMVDCGATSHIITDLAKFKRFDDGFQAETHCVELADGTRCKGVAERRGDAEVCLIDSTGRHLNATLRQALYIPSYPQDILSVKAATARGATVVFKEEKNVLIYQDGAVASDKAKEWVKAMDEEMHSLKENNTFTLTNLPEGKKAVGGRWVYAIKTDVDGSEKYKARYVAKGYSQKMGVDYGETFSPTANMTKPATKFKLAKFAGFMFGSN; this comes from the exons atgcgcgatgctgcagatgacgggcgaggggccctgcagatcctaagaaactactatcaaggcaaaggcaagccacgcatcataagtctctacacagaactgacatcactacagaagtctgagagtgaaagtgtgaccgagtatgtgatccgggcagagaccgcaatcacagcgctaagaaatgccggtgagacattaagtgatggactattggtcgcaatggtgttaaaaggtctgccggagtcctttaaaccatttgcaatccatgtcacacaacgtgatgagacgatgcagttctctgaattcaaaacaaagatgcgcagttacgaggacacagagaagatgcgggctgaagcagatgacaacgtaatgaacgtacggcagaggagagcgagacctgacagaccagctgaccggggagccgagaggagcgccgcggaggtggtatgcttcaagtgcggcctgaagggccacatggccagggcctgccgacgtaaactgtggtgcagtcattgcaagagcagcacacaccgggacgcgacctgcaggcAGAAGCAGGGCGGcaaccgggacgacgcacggagggtccacggggtgacggaagaccaggaccgagacgagtacttcttccgagtgagcgagggggcagcaagagtcgacgtgagaggcctgatggttgactgcggggctacctcgcacatcataaCAGACCTGGCgaaattcaagcggtttgatgacgggttccaggccgagacacactgcgtggagctggcggacggcacgcggtgcaagggcgtcgcggagcgccgaggtgatgcagaagtctgcctgatcgacagcacaggtagacacctgaacgcaacgctgaggcaggcgctgtacatcccatcctacccacaagacatcctatccgtgaaagcagctactgccaggggagccactgtggtcttcaaggaggagaagaacgtcctcatctaccaagacg gagctgtagcctcagataaggccaaagagtgggttaaagccatggatgaggaaatgcattcacttaaagaaaacaacacatttaccctgaccaatttgccagagggcaagaaagcagtggggggtagatgggtgtatgccattaaaacagatgttgatggttctgagaagtacaaggcccgatatgttgctaagggatatagccagaagatgggtgtggattatggggagacattttctcctacagctaatatgaccaagcctgcaacaaaatttaaattggcaaaatttgctggatttatgtttgggtctaactaa